Proteins found in one Odocoileus virginianus isolate 20LAN1187 ecotype Illinois chromosome 10, Ovbor_1.2, whole genome shotgun sequence genomic segment:
- the LOC139036977 gene encoding proteoglycan 3-like, protein MRGCLLLPLLLLGTVSALYLEKDAPHLGGPETKADLSQDLEGSGGQEGVLALSGEVLESGAQEAEGAHDDELDSELDPDDLDKDVQCPKEEETVRLQGSSECESCRYTMVVTPRTFNGAQTVCRTCYRGNLASIHNLSVNTFLHRLAIRTNQAQVWIGGFIRGWCLWKNYCWIDGSSWNFTNWARWQPAFGYGHCIALCTKGGRWRRAQCNRQMPFVCSY, encoded by the exons ATGAGAGGCTGCCTGctcctgccccttctcctgctgGGGACAGTTTCTGCTCTCTATCTGG AGAAGGATGCCCCCCATCTGGGTGGTCCGGAGACAAAGGCAGACCTGAGCCAGGATCTGGAAGGCTCAGGGGGGCAGGAAGGAGTGCTGGCCCTGAGTGGTGAGGTGCTTGAGTCGGGGGCACAGGAGGCCGAGGGCGCCCATGATGATGAGTTGGACTCAGAGTTAGACCCAGACGATTTAGACAAGGACGTGCAGTGCCCCAAGGAAGAGGAAACAGTGCGTCTTCAGGGCAGTTCTGAGTGCGAGAGCTGCCGCTACACGATGGTGGTGACCCCCAGGACGTTTAACGGAGCTCAG ACAGTCTGCAGGACGTGCTACCGAGGTAACCTCGCCTCCATCCACAACCTCAGTGTCAACACTTTCCTCCATCGCTTGGCCATAAGGACCAACCAAGCGCAGGTTTGGATCGGAGGCTTCATCAGAGGTTGG TGTCTGTGGAAGAACTATTGCTGGATTGATGGGAGTTCTTGGAATTTTACTAACTGGGCTCGTTGGCAACCTGCGTTTGGGTATGGCCACTGCATAGCCCTGTGCACCAAAG GGGGTCGCTGGCGACGAGCTCAGTGCAATAGGCAGATGCCCTTCGTCTGCTCCTACTAA
- the LOC110150247 gene encoding proteoglycan 3, whose product MRGCLLLPLLLLGTVSALYLEKDAPHLGGPETKADLSQDLEGSGGQEGVLALSGEVLESGAQEAEGAHDDELDSELDPDDFDEDVQCPKEEETVRLPGSPECESCRYRVVLTRRTFNGAQRICRKCYRGNLVSIHSFSVNTLIYRLAVRTNQAQVWIGGFIRGRLRCRRFHWTDGSCWNFGIWARGQPRNGRGRCVALCTRGGRWRRAPCRRRLPFTCSY is encoded by the exons ATGAGAGGCTGCCTGctcctgccccttctcctgctgGGGACAGTTTCTGCTCTCTATCTGG AGAAGGATGCCCCCCATCTGGGTGGTCCGGAGACAAAGGCAGACCTGAGCCAGGATCTGGAAGGCTCAGGGGGGCAGGAAGGAGTGCTGGCCCTGAGTGGTGAGGTGCTTGAGTCGGGGGCACAGGAGGCCGAGGGCGCCCATGATGATGAGTTGGACTCAGAGTTAGACCCAGATGACTTTGATGAGGACGTGCAGTGCCCCAAGGAAGAGGAAACAGTGCGTCTTCCGGGCAGTCCTGAGTGCGAGAGCTGCCGCTACAGGGTTGTGCTGACTCGGAGGACGTTTAACGGAGCTCAG AGAATATGCAGGAAGTGCTACCGAGGCAACCTCGTCTCCATCCACAGCTTCAGTGTCAACACTCTCATCTATCGCTTGGCCGTAAGGACCAACCAAGCGCAGGTTTGGATCGGAGGCTTCATCAGAGGTCGG tTACGGTGCAGGAGATTTCACTGGACTGATGGGAGTTGCTGGAATTTTGGAATCTGGGCCAGAGGCCAGCCCAGGAATGGGAGAGGCCGCTGCGTGGCCCTGTGCACCAGAG GGGGTCGCTGGCGAAGAGCTCCGTGCAGAAGGCGGCTGCCCTTCACCTGCTCCTACTAA